In one window of Scytonema millei VB511283 DNA:
- the gltB gene encoding glutamate synthase large subunit, whose product MNSNQLPPKQGLYDPQFEHDACGVGFIVHMKGKQSHEIVEQALTILLNLNHRGACGSEINTGDGAGILLQVPHKFLKKVATAENINLPEAGYYGVGIIYCAPDAAVREQSRQIFEKIVAEEGQKVLGWRDVPTDNSSLGNTAKASEPFVQQVFIQRADNLTTETDFDRKLYVIRRRSQNEIRTTQIDPYWYPSSLSCRTIVYKGMLMPVQVGQYYPDLQDPDLESALALVHSRFSTNTFPSWERSHPYRYIAHNGEINTLRGNINWMHARQSLFESELFGEDLEKLKPVINMDGSDSMIFDNVLELLTLAGRSLPHAVMMMIPEPWTAHESMSEEKKAFYKYHSCLMEPWDGPASIAFTDGTTIGAVLDRNGLRPSRYYVTKDDLVIMASEAGVLPIEPERVASKGRLEPGRMFLVDMAQGRIIADAEIKHQIVTAHPYREWLDEHMVALAGVGSRRGGFSERLTDEANDLHSKPARTGVGSREEGDKGENASYPSLLTPHSSPLIQRQMAFGYTFEELRLLLTPMAKDGVEAVGAMGADTPLAVLSDRPKLLYDYFQQLFAQVTNPPIDSIREEIITSAETTIGSERNLLKPEPESCRLIELKTPILSNEELAKLKYINEDNFSSVTIPILFNPKDGVKGLETALDEICSQADQAITSGVNIIILSDRGVDRDNAPIPALLAVSGLHHHLIRTGTRTRVGIVLESGEPREVHHYAVLLGYGCGAINPYLAFETIESLIQQGSLLDVDFKAACKNYVKAATKGVIKVASKIGISTLQSYRGAQIFEGIGLNQSVIDKYFTWTASRIEGIDLEAIAQEAILRHNHAFPDRPTNGHTLDVGGEYQWRKEGEAHLFSPQTIHTLQKAVREGNYDSYKQYATLVNEQNQQFFTLRGLLQFKARQPVPIEEVEPIEAIMKRFKTGAMSYGSISKEAHETLAIAMNRIGGKSNTGEGGEDPERYTWTNDLGDSKNSAIKQVASGRFGVTSLYLSQAKELQIKMAQGAKPGEGGQLPGRKVYPSIAKVRHSTPGVGLISPPPHHDIYSIEDLAELIHDLKNANRQARISVKLVSEVGVGTIAAGVAKAHADVVLISGFDGGTGASPQTSIKHAGLPWELGLAETHQTLVLNNLRSRIVVETDGQMKTGRDVVVAALLGAEEFGFSTAPLVSLGCIMMRVCHLNTCPVGVATQDPQLRQNFTGDPEHAVNFMKFIAQEVREIMAQLGFRSLNEMVGRTDVLEAKQAIAHWKAKGIDLSKILYQPQVGAEVGRYCQIPQDHGLEQSLDMTVLLELCQEAIEHGKPVKATLPIKNINRVVGTILGNEISKRHWDGLPEETVHLHFQGSAGQSFGAFVPKGVTLELEGDANDYLGKGLSGGKIMVYPPVESTFIPEENIIVGNVAFYGATSGEAYISGVAGERFCVRNSGVNTVVEGVGDHGCEYMTGGKVVILGTTGRNFAAGMSGGVAYILDEKGDFATRCNTQMVGLERLEDPEEIAIVRQMIQKHADYTHSQKAKQVLANWEDAIAKFVKVMPRDYKRVLQALQQAIASGLSGDDALTAAFEENARDVSRIGGS is encoded by the coding sequence ATGAATAGCAATCAACTACCACCAAAACAGGGACTCTACGATCCACAGTTCGAGCATGATGCGTGCGGTGTAGGATTCATCGTTCATATGAAGGGCAAGCAATCGCACGAAATTGTAGAACAAGCACTGACGATTCTGTTAAATCTCAATCACCGTGGCGCGTGTGGTAGCGAGATTAATACAGGCGATGGTGCTGGAATTTTATTGCAAGTCCCGCATAAATTTCTCAAAAAAGTTGCAACGGCAGAAAATATTAACCTGCCAGAAGCAGGATATTATGGCGTTGGTATCATTTATTGTGCGCCAGATGCCGCAGTCAGGGAGCAGAGTCGGCAGATATTTGAGAAAATTGTGGCGGAGGAAGGTCAAAAAGTTCTCGGTTGGCGTGACGTACCGACAGATAACTCCTCATTAGGTAACACCGCTAAAGCTAGCGAACCTTTTGTACAGCAAGTTTTCATCCAACGTGCTGACAATTTAACCACTGAAACAGATTTCGATCGCAAACTATACGTCATTCGCAGACGTTCTCAAAACGAAATTCGCACCACCCAGATAGATCCGTATTGGTATCCATCGAGTCTTTCTTGCCGCACAATTGTTTATAAAGGAATGTTAATGCCCGTGCAGGTAGGGCAATATTACCCCGACTTGCAAGATCCCGATTTAGAAAGCGCCCTAGCACTGGTACACTCTCGTTTTAGTACGAATACATTTCCCAGTTGGGAGCGATCGCATCCCTATCGTTACATCGCTCATAATGGTGAAATTAATACCCTGCGCGGTAACATCAACTGGATGCACGCGCGGCAATCTTTGTTTGAGTCAGAATTATTTGGCGAAGATTTAGAGAAGCTAAAGCCAGTCATCAATATGGACGGCAGCGACTCGATGATCTTTGACAACGTGCTAGAGTTGCTTACACTCGCAGGGCGATCGCTTCCTCATGCGGTGATGATGATGATCCCCGAACCGTGGACGGCGCATGAGTCGATGAGCGAGGAGAAAAAGGCATTTTATAAATATCATTCCTGTTTAATGGAACCGTGGGACGGTCCCGCGTCAATTGCTTTTACCGATGGGACGACAATCGGCGCAGTACTCGATAGAAATGGCTTGCGTCCGTCACGATATTACGTCACCAAAGACGACTTGGTAATCATGGCATCCGAAGCGGGTGTATTGCCAATTGAACCAGAACGTGTAGCGTCGAAAGGACGCTTGGAACCAGGGCGGATGTTTCTGGTAGATATGGCACAAGGACGGATTATTGCCGACGCAGAAATCAAACACCAAATCGTCACCGCACATCCGTATCGGGAATGGTTGGATGAGCATATGGTGGCATTGGCGGGAGTCGGGAGTCGTAGGGGCGGGTTTAGCGAAAGATTAACAGATGAGGCGAACGACCTTCACTCAAAACCCGCCCGTACAGGAGTCGGGAGTCGGGAAGAAGGGGACAAGGGAGAAAATGCCTCTTACCCCTCACTCCTCACTCCTCACTCCTCACCCCTCATTCAGCGTCAAATGGCTTTTGGATACACCTTTGAAGAGTTGCGGCTGTTGTTGACTCCCATGGCAAAGGATGGAGTTGAGGCAGTAGGTGCGATGGGTGCAGATACGCCATTGGCTGTTTTATCCGACCGTCCCAAATTGCTTTATGATTACTTCCAACAGCTGTTTGCTCAGGTGACAAACCCGCCGATTGATTCAATTCGGGAAGAGATTATCACCTCGGCAGAAACGACAATTGGTTCGGAACGAAATTTACTCAAACCAGAACCAGAGAGTTGTCGTTTAATTGAATTGAAAACGCCAATCCTTAGCAATGAAGAGTTGGCAAAACTGAAATATATCAATGAAGATAATTTCAGCTCCGTGACGATTCCCATCCTGTTTAACCCAAAAGATGGGGTGAAGGGATTAGAAACAGCACTGGATGAAATTTGCAGCCAAGCAGACCAGGCGATAACATCTGGTGTCAATATTATTATCCTGAGCGATCGCGGTGTGGATCGCGATAATGCCCCGATCCCAGCATTACTCGCAGTATCCGGTTTGCATCACCACCTGATTCGCACGGGAACCCGCACGCGGGTAGGAATTGTCTTAGAATCGGGAGAACCACGGGAGGTACATCATTACGCCGTTCTGCTCGGTTACGGCTGTGGGGCAATTAATCCTTATCTGGCGTTTGAAACAATTGAAAGTTTAATTCAGCAGGGTTCGCTACTCGATGTTGATTTCAAAGCTGCGTGTAAGAACTACGTCAAAGCCGCAACTAAGGGTGTGATTAAAGTTGCCTCCAAAATTGGAATTTCTACCCTGCAAAGCTATCGTGGAGCGCAAATTTTTGAAGGTATCGGCTTAAATCAGTCAGTCATTGACAAATATTTTACCTGGACGGCATCGCGAATTGAAGGTATAGATCTAGAAGCGATCGCCCAAGAAGCAATTTTACGTCACAATCACGCCTTCCCAGACCGTCCCACCAACGGACATACGCTAGATGTTGGGGGTGAATATCAATGGCGCAAAGAAGGTGAGGCGCATCTATTTAGTCCGCAGACAATCCACACGTTGCAAAAAGCTGTCCGTGAAGGAAATTATGACAGTTACAAGCAATACGCCACCCTGGTAAACGAGCAAAATCAGCAGTTTTTTACCCTACGCGGACTATTGCAATTTAAAGCACGTCAGCCAGTTCCAATTGAAGAAGTCGAACCAATTGAAGCAATTATGAAACGCTTCAAAACGGGGGCGATGAGTTATGGCTCAATTTCCAAAGAGGCGCACGAAACCCTGGCGATCGCTATGAACCGGATTGGTGGTAAATCTAATACTGGGGAAGGTGGCGAAGATCCAGAAAGATATACTTGGACGAACGATCTCGGTGACTCAAAAAATAGTGCCATCAAACAAGTTGCTTCCGGTCGTTTTGGCGTAACCAGCTTGTATTTGTCCCAAGCAAAAGAACTGCAAATCAAGATGGCGCAGGGGGCAAAACCAGGGGAAGGCGGACAGTTACCAGGACGCAAGGTGTACCCCTCAATTGCCAAAGTCCGTCACTCCACGCCAGGGGTAGGACTGATTTCACCCCCACCACACCACGATATTTACTCGATTGAAGACCTTGCCGAGTTAATTCACGATTTGAAAAATGCCAACCGTCAAGCACGGATCAGTGTCAAGTTAGTCTCTGAGGTTGGTGTAGGCACAATTGCCGCAGGGGTTGCCAAAGCGCACGCTGATGTGGTACTAATTTCTGGTTTTGATGGTGGTACGGGTGCTTCGCCGCAGACTTCAATTAAACACGCGGGGCTACCTTGGGAACTGGGGTTAGCAGAGACGCATCAAACTTTGGTGCTGAATAATCTGCGATCGCGCATCGTTGTCGAAACAGACGGACAGATGAAGACGGGGCGCGATGTCGTTGTCGCTGCACTGTTGGGTGCAGAAGAATTCGGTTTTTCCACCGCCCCCCTCGTTTCCCTCGGCTGTATTATGATGCGCGTCTGCCACCTCAACACCTGTCCGGTGGGGGTAGCGACACAAGACCCACAACTGCGGCAGAACTTTACGGGCGATCCAGAACACGCCGTCAACTTTATGAAGTTCATCGCCCAGGAAGTGCGAGAAATTATGGCACAACTCGGTTTCCGCAGCTTGAATGAAATGGTCGGTCGCACGGACGTACTAGAGGCAAAACAAGCGATCGCCCATTGGAAAGCAAAAGGCATCGACTTGTCAAAAATCCTCTACCAGCCGCAAGTTGGGGCGGAAGTCGGGCGTTACTGTCAAATTCCCCAAGACCACGGGTTAGAACAGTCTCTAGATATGACAGTATTACTGGAATTATGTCAAGAGGCGATCGAACACGGTAAACCAGTCAAAGCCACTCTACCAATTAAAAATATCAATCGCGTCGTCGGCACGATCCTCGGAAACGAAATCAGCAAACGTCATTGGGATGGTTTACCCGAAGAGACCGTACACCTACATTTCCAAGGGAGTGCGGGACAGAGTTTCGGTGCATTCGTCCCCAAAGGCGTAACCTTAGAACTCGAAGGTGATGCTAACGATTACCTGGGTAAAGGACTCAGTGGTGGCAAGATTATGGTTTATCCGCCCGTAGAGTCTACATTTATCCCAGAAGAAAACATCATCGTCGGTAACGTTGCCTTTTACGGTGCAACCAGTGGCGAGGCGTATATTTCCGGTGTCGCTGGAGAACGCTTCTGCGTGCGTAACTCCGGTGTCAATACCGTTGTGGAAGGCGTAGGCGATCACGGTTGCGAATACATGACTGGTGGTAAAGTCGTCATCTTGGGTACTACCGGACGCAACTTTGCCGCAGGGATGAGTGGAGGTGTTGCCTACATCCTCGACGAGAAAGGCGATTTTGCTACCCGCTGTAATACGCAAATGGTAGGACTGGAAAGACTCGAAGATCCGGAAGAAATCGCGATCGTGCGGCAAATGATTCAGAAACACGCCGACTATACCCACAGCCAGAAAGCAAAGCAAGTTCTCGCCAACTGGGAAGATGCGATCGCCAAGTTCGTCAAGGTGATGCCGAGAGACTACAAGCGCGTACTGCAAGCCTTACAGCAAGCGATCGCCTCCGGCTTAAGCGGTGACGATGCCCTCACCGCCGCCTTTGAAGAAAACGCCCGCGATGTCTCCCGCATCGGTGGCAGCTAA
- the gltD gene encoding glutamate synthase small subunit: MGKPTGFIEYLREVASEIAPRDRIHNWDEFHIHMPEEKLRTQGARCMDCGVPFCHTGTVISGMASGCPINNLIPEWNDLIYRGLWREALDRLHKTNNFPEFTGRVCPAPCEGACVLGINNPPVTIKNIENAIADKGWEAGWIEPHPPEKRTGKKVAVVGSGPAGLCAAAQLNTAGHWVTVFERADRPGGLLMYGIPNMKLDKREVVQRRLNILEQEGVKFVCNTEIGKDLPAADLLKEFDAVVLCVGATKPRDLPIEGRELKGIHFAMDFLTANTQAILDNHRGDNFISAADKDVVIIGGGDTGTDCVGTSIRHSCNSIVQLEIMPQPPLTRAANNPWPEYPKIYKMDYGQEEAAAKFGADPRTYITTATKFEGDENGCVKAVHTVQIEWTKNEKGQFVPQQVPGTEKVIPAQLVLLAMGFLGPEQPLIDALGLDRDPRSNIKADYGKYATSIPGVFAAGDCRRGQSLVVWAFNEGRGAARECDLYLMGSTDLPF; the protein is encoded by the coding sequence ATGGGCAAACCAACAGGCTTTATCGAATATCTCCGCGAAGTAGCTTCAGAAATTGCGCCACGCGATCGCATCCACAACTGGGACGAGTTTCACATCCACATGCCAGAGGAGAAACTTCGCACCCAAGGCGCACGTTGTATGGATTGTGGCGTACCGTTTTGCCACACGGGTACGGTCATCAGTGGCATGGCAAGCGGTTGTCCGATTAATAACTTGATTCCTGAGTGGAACGACCTGATCTATCGCGGACTCTGGCGCGAAGCACTCGATCGCCTGCACAAAACCAACAATTTTCCTGAATTTACAGGGCGCGTCTGTCCTGCACCGTGCGAAGGTGCTTGCGTACTGGGAATTAACAATCCTCCCGTGACAATTAAGAATATTGAAAATGCGATCGCCGATAAAGGTTGGGAAGCAGGTTGGATCGAACCCCATCCCCCAGAAAAGCGCACGGGTAAGAAAGTTGCTGTTGTCGGTTCGGGTCCGGCAGGACTGTGTGCCGCAGCGCAACTCAATACAGCAGGACATTGGGTAACGGTATTTGAACGCGCCGATCGCCCTGGCGGATTGCTGATGTATGGTATTCCCAATATGAAACTCGACAAGCGGGAAGTCGTCCAGCGCCGCCTCAATATTTTGGAACAGGAAGGCGTGAAATTTGTTTGCAACACCGAAATTGGCAAAGATTTACCTGCGGCAGATCTTTTAAAAGAATTTGATGCTGTAGTCCTCTGCGTCGGTGCGACCAAACCCCGCGACTTACCGATCGAAGGACGAGAACTGAAGGGAATTCACTTCGCAATGGATTTCCTCACTGCCAACACCCAAGCAATTCTAGATAACCACAGAGGCGATAATTTCATCTCTGCTGCCGATAAAGATGTCGTGATTATTGGTGGTGGCGATACTGGAACTGATTGCGTCGGCACGTCGATCCGCCACAGTTGTAACAGCATCGTCCAATTGGAAATTATGCCCCAACCACCCCTCACCCGTGCCGCGAATAACCCGTGGCCCGAATATCCCAAAATCTACAAAATGGATTACGGGCAGGAAGAAGCTGCGGCTAAATTTGGCGCTGACCCCCGCACATACATCACCACTGCTACCAAATTTGAGGGCGACGAGAACGGCTGCGTCAAAGCGGTCCATACCGTACAAATAGAGTGGACGAAAAACGAAAAAGGACAGTTTGTTCCACAGCAAGTTCCTGGTACAGAAAAAGTTATCCCCGCCCAACTCGTTCTACTAGCAATGGGTTTCCTCGGACCCGAACAACCTCTAATTGATGCCTTGGGACTCGATCGCGACCCCCGCAGCAATATTAAAGCAGACTACGGTAAATATGCTACCAGCATCCCTGGAGTCTTTGCCGCTGGCGATTGTCGTCGCGGACAAAGCTTAGTCGTCTGGGCATTCAACGAGGGTCGCGGTGCAGCCCGCGAGTGCGACCTCTATCTCATGGGTAGCACGGATTTACCTTTTTAA
- a CDS encoding SDR family oxidoreductase: MTKLIVITGVSRGLGLAMTEGFIQAGHAVVGCARSEAAVAKLSQQHNSPHDFMVVNVADNQQVKTWAEQVLSRHGVPDLLINNAAIINPLAPLWQIPVEECDRLIDVNIKGVVNVIRHFVPAMKEKNRGVIVNLSSGWGRSTSPEVATYCASKWAIEGLTRSLAQELPAGMAAIPLNPGIIHTDMLEICYGEEAAAYTAIKDWVKQAVPFLLKLSAKDNGMPLTVPV; encoded by the coding sequence ATGACTAAACTGATTGTCATCACGGGGGTAAGTCGCGGTTTGGGGCTTGCCATGACGGAAGGATTCATTCAAGCCGGACATGCAGTTGTAGGTTGCGCCCGTTCTGAGGCAGCAGTAGCAAAACTATCTCAGCAGCATAATTCGCCGCACGATTTTATGGTAGTAAACGTTGCCGATAACCAGCAGGTGAAAACTTGGGCAGAACAAGTACTTTCGCGTCACGGTGTGCCAGATTTACTAATTAATAATGCAGCTATAATTAATCCTCTAGCCCCACTTTGGCAAATTCCCGTGGAAGAATGCGATCGCCTTATTGATGTCAATATCAAGGGAGTCGTAAACGTTATCCGTCACTTTGTCCCCGCCATGAAGGAGAAAAATCGGGGTGTCATTGTCAACTTAAGTTCTGGTTGGGGTCGTTCCACTTCTCCAGAAGTTGCCACATACTGTGCTTCAAAATGGGCAATCGAGGGACTCACTAGGTCTTTAGCGCAGGAATTACCCGCTGGGATGGCAGCAATTCCCCTCAACCCTGGCATTATTCATACAGATATGCTGGAAATTTGTTATGGAGAAGAAGCAGCGGCTTATACTGCGATAAAAGATTGGGTGAAGCAAGCCGTACCATTTCTACTGAAATTGAGCGCAAAGGATAATGGTATGCCGTTGACGGTTCCGGTTTGA
- a CDS encoding GNAT family N-acetyltransferase, which yields MEVSIRELQESELPAADRVFKLAFGTFIGLPDPMEFGGDANFIRGRWHANPSSAFAAIADGIIGSNLATRWGSCASFGPLSVHPDWWNQKIAQRLIEPVVECFDTWNIHQAGLFTFPNSSKHHALYQKFGFWQRFLTVIMAKTVQQPQSVPQVIRYSQMDREQRSSILKEGFTLTDNIYPGLDLSPEIITVHTQKLGDTVFFGDEKGLAGLAVCHCGAGTEAGGDTCYVKFGAVRLGQNVEERFEQLLDLCETLTVQMSMSRLVAGVNTSHHEAYRRMIARDFRTEITGVAMHRPNQSGYHRPDIFVLDDWR from the coding sequence ATGGAAGTCTCAATCCGCGAACTTCAAGAAAGCGAACTCCCCGCAGCAGATCGCGTTTTTAAATTGGCTTTCGGCACTTTTATCGGACTGCCCGATCCAATGGAGTTTGGCGGCGATGCAAACTTTATCCGAGGTCGTTGGCACGCAAATCCATCATCTGCTTTTGCAGCGATCGCAGATGGCATTATAGGATCTAATTTAGCAACTCGGTGGGGTAGTTGCGCGTCTTTTGGTCCTCTCAGCGTTCATCCCGATTGGTGGAACCAAAAGATTGCTCAGCGTCTCATCGAACCAGTTGTAGAATGCTTCGATACATGGAATATCCACCAGGCAGGTTTATTTACCTTTCCTAACAGTTCCAAGCACCACGCACTGTATCAAAAATTTGGATTTTGGCAGCGGTTCTTAACTGTAATTATGGCTAAAACCGTACAACAGCCTCAGTCAGTGCCGCAAGTTATAAGATATTCTCAAATGGATCGAGAGCAGCGATCGAGCATTTTAAAAGAGGGTTTTACTCTTACGGATAACATTTATCCAGGATTAGATCTGTCGCCAGAAATTATTACCGTACACACACAAAAACTGGGTGACACAGTTTTCTTTGGGGATGAGAAGGGTTTAGCAGGGTTGGCTGTTTGTCATTGCGGTGCAGGAACTGAGGCGGGCGGCGATACTTGCTATGTTAAATTTGGGGCTGTCCGTTTGGGACAGAATGTAGAGGAAAGATTCGAGCAATTATTAGATCTGTGCGAAACTTTGACCGTACAGATGAGTATGTCGCGCTTAGTCGCTGGGGTGAATACGAGTCATCATGAAGCATACCGCCGGATGATAGCGCGGGATTTTCGGACGGAGATTACTGGAGTCGCAATGCACAGACCAAATCAGTCAGGATATCATCGTCCTGATATATTTGTTTTAGATGATTGGCGCTAG
- a CDS encoding KTSC domain-containing protein, which yields MKFSKLDLGNLVAVGHSDGYLGLLIDRGDEFELVEVPAPIEAYEGLQHVNSLVNTNALPAASEPLKLLPVQSTMATSIGYDCTDRILQVEFSSGSVYQYVDVEPETWEALQETDSLGRFYNSNIKGQYDCQRIDYIDCDYSEEECC from the coding sequence ATGAAGTTCTCTAAGCTCGATCTGGGTAATCTTGTAGCTGTCGGTCATTCAGATGGTTATTTAGGACTATTAATCGACCGAGGAGATGAGTTTGAGTTAGTGGAAGTTCCCGCCCCGATCGAGGCTTATGAAGGTTTGCAACACGTCAATTCTTTGGTTAATACCAATGCATTACCTGCTGCATCTGAACCTCTAAAATTGCTACCAGTTCAATCTACAATGGCAACATCAATTGGTTATGACTGCACCGATCGCATCTTACAAGTTGAGTTTAGTAGTGGCAGTGTATATCAGTATGTAGATGTAGAACCGGAAACTTGGGAAGCTTTACAAGAAACCGATTCTTTAGGAAGATTTTATAACAGCAATATTAAAGGTCAATACGATTGCCAGCGAATTGACTACATCGATTGCGATTACAGCGAAGAAGAATGTTGCTAA
- the menD gene encoding 2-succinyl-5-enolpyruvyl-6-hydroxy-3-cyclohexene-1-carboxylic-acid synthase: MSIDLRNTNSACASILVETWRRLGLTTAVICPGSRSTPLTIAFVQASEVEAISVLDERSAAFFALGIAKQTSKPVIVVVTSGTAGVNCYPAIVEARESRVPLIVLTADRPPELRHCHSGQTIDQLKLFGSYPNWQAELALPSLEISTLRYLRQTAIYAWERALYPVPGVVHLNIPFRDPLAPIPDGDNAEFISSQLELDDFFAGIEADLRADAQPIAPTTPVRVGLSRLFTSQETSGLNPPLPVSWQQLERGIIIAGIAQPQNPREYCGAIAQLAKTLKFPVLAEGLSPARNYAELNPYLISTYDLILRQPQLADKLKPDVAIQIGELPTSKELRSWLDRTQPQRWIVDPSDQNLDPLHGKTTHLRLCVEQLAQIYPTEPKLPSDYLQLWCDLETKVRGVVDGAIANLNQPFEGKVAWMLSQILPPGTSLFIANSMPVRDVEFFWMPSNSGVRPFVNRGANGIDGTLSTALGIAHHNQSSVMLTGDLALLHDTNGFLIGKKLKGHLTIVLINNNGGGIFEMLPISQFDPPFEEFFATPQDINFACLCQTYGVEHELITTWEDLQQRLKFLPASGIRVLELRTNRKADAQWRQANLAKFVKGI; the protein is encoded by the coding sequence ATGTCAATCGATTTAAGAAATACAAATTCTGCTTGTGCCTCTATTTTGGTAGAAACATGGCGACGGTTGGGACTCACTACTGCTGTCATTTGTCCTGGTTCGCGCTCTACTCCACTGACAATTGCTTTTGTGCAAGCCTCAGAAGTTGAGGCAATTTCCGTGTTAGATGAGCGTTCTGCTGCCTTTTTCGCCTTGGGAATTGCTAAACAAACGAGTAAACCTGTAATTGTCGTCGTCACCTCCGGTACGGCTGGAGTTAACTGCTATCCCGCGATCGTGGAAGCAAGGGAAAGTCGAGTGCCTTTAATAGTTCTAACAGCCGATCGACCTCCTGAATTGAGACACTGCCATTCTGGACAAACGATCGATCAGTTAAAGTTATTTGGCTCTTATCCTAACTGGCAAGCAGAATTAGCTCTACCATCTTTAGAAATCTCGACGCTCCGATATTTGCGTCAAACAGCGATTTATGCATGGGAACGAGCGCTATACCCCGTCCCTGGTGTCGTTCATCTCAATATACCTTTTCGCGACCCCCTCGCACCCATACCCGATGGCGATAATGCTGAATTTATATCCTCTCAACTAGAATTAGACGACTTTTTTGCTGGGATCGAAGCCGATCTCCGTGCGGACGCACAGCCGATCGCCCCTACGACTCCTGTACGGGTGGGTTTGTCTAGATTGTTTACGAGCCAAGAGACATCTGGGTTAAACCCACCCCTACCCGTCTCCTGGCAACAACTCGAACGCGGCATTATCATCGCTGGGATTGCCCAACCACAGAACCCGCGAGAATATTGTGGGGCGATCGCTCAACTTGCTAAAACACTGAAGTTCCCAGTTCTAGCGGAAGGGTTATCTCCAGCAAGAAACTATGCCGAACTCAATCCTTATCTCATTTCTACCTACGATTTAATTCTCCGCCAGCCGCAACTAGCAGATAAACTCAAGCCTGATGTGGCGATCCAAATCGGGGAATTGCCGACAAGTAAAGAATTACGTAGTTGGCTCGATCGCACTCAACCGCAGCGTTGGATTGTCGATCCTAGCGACCAAAATCTAGACCCTCTACATGGCAAAACGACTCATTTGCGCCTTTGTGTGGAACAGTTAGCTCAAATCTATCCTACGGAGCCAAAGTTGCCTAGCGACTATCTTCAGTTATGGTGCGACTTAGAGACTAAGGTAAGAGGTGTTGTAGACGGGGCGATCGCAAATCTGAATCAGCCGTTTGAAGGTAAGGTAGCTTGGATGCTCTCTCAAATACTCCCCCCTGGTACGTCACTGTTTATTGCCAATAGTATGCCCGTGCGCGATGTAGAATTTTTTTGGATGCCTAGTAATTCCGGCGTGCGACCTTTTGTGAATCGAGGCGCAAATGGCATTGATGGTACTTTATCTACTGCTTTAGGAATTGCTCATCACAATCAAAGCAGTGTCATGTTAACTGGAGACTTAGCTTTATTGCACGATACCAATGGCTTTCTCATTGGCAAAAAACTTAAGGGTCATTTAACAATTGTGCTGATTAATAACAATGGTGGCGGAATTTTTGAAATGCTGCCAATTTCTCAGTTCGATCCACCCTTTGAAGAGTTTTTTGCTACGCCACAAGATATTAATTTTGCTTGCCTTTGTCAGACTTATGGTGTAGAACATGAATTAATTACCACTTGGGAAGATTTGCAACAAAGGCTAAAGTTTTTACCAGCAAGTGGGATTCGAGTTTTAGAGTTGAGAACGAACAGAAAAGCTGATGCTCAATGGCGACAAGCAAATTTAGCAAAATTTGTCAAAGGAATTTGA